In a single window of the Candidatus Bathyanammoxibius amoris genome:
- a CDS encoding CDP-alcohol phosphatidyltransferase family protein: protein MTLANKVTIGRILLTPILIIALFEATNAEWWRYLAASLLFVVGIGDAVDGYLAKKRNEETELGKFLDPIADKFVVISLCLILYSHFWVGPHLPFWLFAVILFREIFVVGGFLSLSFANIKPNPWPCLMGRVNNNVQHVMYGFVIVGNVMPDIATKLIQFSVGITCIVSLLAYMWLFFDILKQRQSVKAGVNQSVQEVT from the coding sequence ATGACATTAGCCAACAAGGTTACAATAGGTCGGATTCTTCTCACGCCGATTCTCATTATAGCCCTCTTTGAGGCCACGAACGCCGAGTGGTGGCGTTATCTGGCGGCCAGCCTCCTCTTTGTGGTCGGGATAGGGGACGCCGTCGACGGTTACCTGGCGAAGAAGAGAAATGAGGAAACGGAGCTAGGCAAGTTCCTTGACCCGATAGCGGACAAGTTTGTAGTAATAAGTCTGTGTCTAATATTGTATTCTCATTTCTGGGTGGGGCCGCACCTCCCGTTCTGGTTGTTTGCCGTTATACTGTTCAGAGAAATCTTTGTCGTCGGCGGATTCTTGTCGCTGTCTTTTGCCAACATTAAGCCGAATCCCTGGCCGTGTTTGATGGGTCGCGTAAATAACAACGTGCAGCATGTAATGTATGGTTTTGTTATTGTGGGAAACGTTATGCCCGATATCGCAACTAAGCTGATTCAATTTAGTGTGGGGATTACCTGTATTGTCTCTCTTCTTGCGTATATGTGGCTCTTTTTTGATATTCTTAAACAGCGTCAGAGTGTTAAGGCGGGCGTGAACCAGAGCGTCCAGGAAGTGACTTGA
- the carA gene encoding glutamine-hydrolyzing carbamoyl-phosphate synthase small subunit, which translates to MKKRALLVLADGALYKGWPFGAEGETSGEVIFNTGITGYQEVLTDPSYKGQIVTLTYPLIGNYGVNLEDNESSRLYLSGFIVKEYCPYPSNWRSRTNLAELLKAHRIVGIQGLDTRSLTRHIRDHGEQVGVISTKDLDPESLHAKAKETPGLPGRDLVKEVTTSGVYGWDSVSKTSAGAARRVAPVYHIVVYDCGVKYNIPRSLERLGARVTVVPATTGPGAVLSMEPDGILISNGPGDPGAVPYMIENVRGLLGKKPVMGICLGHQLMALALGLKTYKLKFGHHGGNHPVMDLSTRKVEITTQNHSFAVEADGGASDTPFGRVEVSHTNLNDKSVEGLRCLDVPAFSVQHHPEASPGPHDAGYMFEKFMEMVKKQ; encoded by the coding sequence ATGAAAAAAAGGGCCCTACTAGTACTCGCCGATGGCGCCCTTTATAAAGGATGGCCTTTTGGAGCCGAGGGAGAGACCAGCGGGGAAGTTATTTTTAATACCGGCATCACGGGGTACCAAGAGGTCCTGACCGACCCCTCCTACAAGGGCCAGATCGTCACCCTTACCTACCCGCTCATAGGAAACTACGGCGTTAACCTCGAAGATAACGAATCCTCCCGGCTATACCTCAGCGGTTTTATAGTCAAGGAGTACTGCCCTTACCCGAGCAACTGGCGCTCCAGGACAAACCTTGCCGAATTACTGAAGGCCCACCGTATCGTGGGTATCCAGGGCCTCGACACACGCTCTCTCACCCGGCATATACGGGACCACGGCGAACAGGTCGGCGTCATATCCACCAAAGACCTCGACCCTGAGAGTCTGCATGCCAAGGCGAAAGAAACACCCGGGCTTCCGGGACGTGACCTGGTTAAAGAGGTCACCACCTCAGGGGTCTACGGCTGGGATTCCGTCTCAAAGACATCTGCGGGGGCGGCCCGGCGGGTCGCTCCCGTATATCACATAGTCGTCTACGACTGCGGCGTAAAATACAATATCCCCCGGAGCCTGGAACGGCTTGGGGCGAGGGTCACGGTCGTCCCCGCCACAACCGGTCCCGGAGCCGTACTTTCTATGGAACCCGACGGCATCCTCATATCAAACGGTCCCGGCGACCCGGGAGCCGTCCCGTACATGATAGAAAACGTCAGGGGGCTGCTCGGCAAAAAACCCGTCATGGGCATATGCCTGGGACACCAGCTCATGGCGCTTGCGCTGGGACTCAAGACGTATAAGCTCAAATTCGGCCACCACGGCGGCAACCACCCCGTCATGGACCTCTCCACGCGGAAGGTTGAAATCACCACGCAGAACCATTCATTCGCGGTTGAGGCTGACGGCGGCGCGTCTGACACGCCGTTCGGGAGGGTGGAGGTAAGCCACACAAACCTAAACGATAAATCCGTCGAGGGGCTGCGGTGTCTGGACGTGCCCGCGTTCTCCGTCCAGCACCACCCCGAGGCCTCCCCCGGCCCCCACGACGCGGGGTATATGTTCGAGAAGTTTATGGAGATGGTAAAGAAACAATAA